The Bacteroidales bacterium genomic sequence CCATCAACTGAACTGATTATTACAGAGCCTGAGGTTGAATAATAATTTGTTTCAGCTTCATCGTCTTCTTCATCTTTATTGACCAAATAAGATCCGTATGTAGTTAACTCAGGTAAATTCAAATTTCCGTCATCTCCGAAAGGATTCAAACTTATTGTATAAGTTCCTGTGCTTATTGCATCACCGCTCATTTTAACGACTATATTTATTTTATTTCCGTTAAGATTATAACCCATGAAAGAAAAATAGCCGCTGTCTTCTTTACCGGCAACAACCGAAGGTGTCGCTTTCCATTCTGTTCCGTCAACAGTTGCGCTCATATTTGGTAAAATTTCAATAACATCTTCTTTTTTACAGCTTGTAAATAATGATGAAAAAGTAAAAATTGCGAATAATAATAATAATTTAGTTTTCATTTATCAGAAAATTTTGGAATTAAAAATTATTCAGTAAAGTTATTAATAAATATTTAAATAAGCATAAATATAATTCTACTTTAATAATTTACTCTTTTGACCGCAACTATTCTTCTTAAAAAGTCTTTAAATAAAAAGCTGATAACTGATTGCGAATTTGATAACGAATGATCATCATTAACAATATGTAATTCACATTGTTGCTTCTCTGCAAATTTCACTGAATTTTTGTAAGATATGATTGTGTCATTATAGCCGTGAACTATTGTAACAGGTATATTAAAATTTACAAATTCTGTTAGATTATAACCCGGAATAAATAATGCAGGTGCACATAAAAACAGACCTTTCGGTTTTATTGTTTCCGAAGCTGCTAATGAAACATATGCTCCCATACTTGAACCGTAAAGAACAATATTTTCTTTCGAATTGTTACATGAGTTCAATAAAATATTTACTCTGTAATCCGGATCTTTTGTCGATCTGTAATCTATACTTTCTGTTTTGAAATTCATTTCTTCAGCGATTGAATTCAAATAAGCGATTTTTTTACCGTTAGGACCGGAATCTCTTCCGTGAGAGAAGTATATTTTGAAAAGACTCATAGGCTAAAATAATTATTTAATTCTTGTTTAAAAATCAAATATACTTAAATTTGCTGTATAATATAAAACATATAATTTGGATCAGAGTATTTCATTATCAGAACTTAACGAACTTGTAAAGGATACTATACAAGAAGGATTTCCGAGCAAGTATAATATTATTGCGGAAATTAGCGAATTCAATGAGAGTAGGGGACATGCTTATCTGGAATTAATAGAAAAGAATGAAAATGATCAATTATCAGCTAAGGCACGTGCAACAATATGGGCAAGCACTTACAGAATGATTAAACCATATTTTGAAACAACTGCCGGACATCATTTACAAGCAGGGTTAAAGATATTAATTGTTGTTACTGTTGAGTTTCACGAAATTTATGGTTTCAGTTTGAATATAAAAGATATTGACCCCACATATACTATTGGTGATATTGAGCAAAAACGACTTGCAATTATAAAAATGCTTGAAGAAGAAGGAGTTTTTGAAATGAATAAGGAGTTAGAATTTCCGCTTGTGCCTCAAAGAATTGCCGTTATCTCTTCTGAAACTGCAGCCGGCTATGGCGATTTTTCAGAACAATTATTGGAAAACAGTTACGGATTCAGTTTTGAACTTATACTTTTTCAATCTGCTGTGCAAGGTGAGGAAACCGAAAATTCAATAATTGAAGCGCTTGAAAAAATATATGAAAAAATTGATGATTTTGATGTAGTTGTTATTATAAGAGGAGGCGGTTCGAAATCTGATTTAAGTTGGTTTGATTCATATAATATTGCTGTAAATATTGCACAATTTCCTGTTCCGATTATTACAGGTATCGGACATGAAAAAGATGAGTCGGTTGCAGATATGGTTGCACATACTAATTTGAAAACACCTACTGCTGCTGCAGAATTTATTATTAATAAGGTTTTAAAATTTGATACATATTTAAGTGATCTCGGAAATCAATTTTTCGAACTTATAAAAAATAAGTTAATAAATGAAAAAAATAGTTTAGAACTAATAAAAAACAGTTTTCATCCTCTCTTTTTGCAGATAATTAAAGCTGAAGAATCAGAATTAAAATTAATTAAAGAGCGTTTTAAAAATTCTGTAAAGGAAAATATTAATAATCAGAAAAATGATTTAAATCAGTACCCTTCAGCAATTAAGAACCTATTAATTTCTGAAATAAAAGACAAATCAAGGAGTTTTGAGATTTTAAAAATGAATTTCAGGAATAAAATTTCCGAATATTTTTCAAAACACAAACATGAACTTGAAGTTTTTAAGCAAAAAAATAATTTTTTAAGCCCTGTTAATGTTTTGAAAAGAGGATACAGTATTACAACTTATAACGGAAAAACTGTTAAATCAATTTCAGATATAAGTAATAATGATATTATTAAAACAAAATTGATTGACGGAAGTTTTAAATCAAAAGTGAGAAAGTAATAAATATGTTTTTCAGAAAGAACCAAAATTATTACTATTTTTGAAAAATTAATTATTTAAATGATTTATGAAACAATACCCGATCATAGTCAGATTGACTATTATATTATTTTTTCTGATACTTGTAATTTATTCACTGATTGAGGCAAAGCATATTTTATATCCTCTTGCGCTTTCAGTATTATTTTCATACTTGTTATATCCAATAGCATCATTTTTGGAATATAAAGCACGATTCCCAAGGATTATTGCAGTGATTTTATCAGTTTTATTTCTGTTAGCTGTTATTACAGGTGCTGTGAATATATTAATAAATCAGATTCAGAAATTTGCTCAAGATGAAGAATTAAAGCAACAAGCAATAGTAAATTTTGCAGAAATTCAATTGTTTATCGAAAGTAGGTTTAAAGTTGCAACTGATAAACAAAATTTATGGATAACTGAAAAAGTAAAAGATTTTTTTGAAACAGGCGGACATATAAAAAATATTGTCAGGAAAGCTGTAGGTACAATTGAAGCTTTGCTGTTTATCCCGATTTTTACTGTATTTATGTTATTTTTCAGAGAAAGAGCAGAAAGATTTATTCATAAACTTGCAGAAAGACGACATGCTGAACTGGCTGAAAATTTGATCAAGCAAATCTCTCAAGTTACAATAAAATACGTAAGTGGTGTAACAACAGTAGTTATAATATTAGCAATTGTTCATTCTGCAGCTTTATCTGTTATCGGAATTAAATATGCCGTTATTTTTGGTATTATTACTGCATGTTTTTCATTTATACCGTATTTCGGAACAGTGGTAAGCGGTATTGTACCTGTTACATTTGTATTATTTGCACAAGGTGATCCTTATTTGGCATTAGCAGTTGTTATTTATTATGTAATTATTTCTGTGATAGATCATAATATATTAACACCCGGAATAGTTGGAGGAAAAGTACATCTGAATCCTTTTGTAACAATATTAAGTATTATTATTGGTGCAACTATATGGGGTATTCCCGGAATGATTATAGTAGTTCCGTTTATGGCGATTATAAAAATTATTTGTGATAATATTGACAGTTTAAAACCGTTTGGTTATATATTGGGAACAGATAAATACGGAGGTTTGTCAATAAAAAAAGTCGCTGATTTCTTCTTTTTAAAAAGGAAAAAATGATTTAATAATAAAATGTGTAATACTCATAATCGCTCATTTTAGGTTTAACAAAACAAAAAAAGAATGTCTTTAGTTGTCGTTATAGTTGTTGTTATTGTAATACTATTGTTTTTATTAGTATTTACATTAGGATTTTTTATGGGCTTGGGCAGAAAAAAAAAGGACATTGCATTAATTGAAAAAGAACAACAACTGCAAAAGAAAACACAAGAAAATATTATTAGTCGGTTTCTGTTTGAAGATAAAGAAGATATTTCTACAAAAGGTGAAGAATCTTTGATATATCCTATTAAAATTATTAACAGAGGATATAGAAGGATAAAAAAATATATTAAGATAAAGCAAATTGTAAATCAATTGAAAGAAATTCAGACAGTCAGATATTTCAGGAAATATTTGTTAAGTTATGTCGGAATTGCTGTATTGGTTTTCGGATTTGGTTATTTTGTTAAATTTGCGGTATCAGCAACAGTTGTTCCCATATCAGGCAGGTTTATTATTTCAGTTTTCATTAGTCTGATTATAATTGGCCTTTCTCATTTTATCAGAAAAAAATATAAGACATTCAGTTCAATATTAATGGGAGGAGCATTAGGGTCTCTCTATATTACATTTACTATTTCATTTTATGTTTATAATATTTTTACGAATCTGCAGATTTTTGGTGTCTTTTTTATTCTTACCGCTTTTTCGGTTGCATTATCAATATTCTATAATCGATTTGAACTTATGCTTCTTGCAGTAATCGCAGGTTTTATCGGCCCTTTATTTTCATCATTTGATTTTAATGAAGCAAGAATATTGCTTATATATATATTAGTTTTGGATATTGGTGCAATATTTATTTCCGTAAGATTTAAAAACTTTTTTATCAGATTGATTCCTGCACTCTTTACAGGAGGTTATATGATATTTTGGATGAGATATTGTTTGATGAATAATGATTACGAAGGGTTTAATATTGATTTTTTTATATTGACTTTAATTTATTTAGTTTTAGTTATTTTGGCTGTAATATATAATGTAAAAACAAAAACTTCATATAAGCCTTATGAATTAATGGCGGTTTTAGTAATAAACTTGATATATTATTCTATAGGAATGTATATGTTGAATGAATTAAATCCTGATTACAAAGGAATTTATACTGCTGTAGTTGCGATATTTAATATTATTTTTTTAATCATAATTCTTCAGTTTAGAAAAGATTCCTCTGAACAATTGATCTATTTCTTTGCAATTATAAGTTTATTGTTTCTTACATTAATCCCGCCGGTTGAATTGGTAGGCAAATCTATTACGATGATATGGGCTGTAGAGATTGTTCTTTTAATGTGGGTTTCAATTAAATTAGATATAAAGATGCTGAAACTTGTTTCAACATTTCTGATGATAGGTTTGACAGCAAGTTTTGTTCTTGATGTAATTGATAACTACATAGTAATTTCAGTTAATGCTCCCGATAAAAAATTATTAATAAATAAAAGTTTTATTTCCGGAATAATGACAAGCTTAGGTTTAGGATTGAACGTAATAATAATGGGAAAAAGTCATGATAAATATCTTTTAAAACCCGTTAGGATGAGTCATTTGAGGATATTTATTGCTGTAGTTGCAATAGGTGCTTTATATATATCTTTACATTCTGAAATTTTATACCATCTGACATTGTCTGTCGAAGACAGCAGTTTGTTGAATATGTATATGGGGATTTATAATTTTGCTTTTATTCTGATAAGTGTAGTAATTCTGACATTTATAAATAAAAAATCGATTAGATTATTTTCCGGAATTATTGCTGTACTGTCAACTGCTTTTTTCTTTTCAGTATATTTATATGATATTATTGCAGTGAGAGATCATCTTTTGTTATTTCTGTCAATTTCAATGAAAGAATTTATTTTACATTTGGTATTAATTACACTCATTTTGTTTATAATATTTTTTGCATATATAAATATGAAGAAGATGAACGAATTAATGAGAAGAATATCGCAATGGATAAGTACATTTTTAATCATTGCAGTATTGATAACTGAAATAGATCATCTTATAGTTATAAATAATCACGGTTCCGGTATTCCTGTAAGTTCTGTATTAGCAAGTGCTCATTATTTTTATTATACAATTTTTTGGGCATTTTCTGCTCTGGTTTTATCTGTTTCTGCATTATTGTTTAACGATAAGGAACTCATCAGAATATCAATATTTATAATTTTTGCGACATTAATTAAACTTTTTGCTGTTGATATTTCTAATATTGATACTTGGGAAAGGACTTTCAGTTATATAAGTGTCGGTATAATTACATTGTTTATTGCGTTTGTAAGACAAAGATTATTTGAACGACTTGATCAAGATAAATCACATGTGTTTAAGAATGTTTAGATTCTAATATTTAATAATTAACTTTGTTCTGTTTATGAAAAGAATATTAATAATACTGCCGATTATTTTTCTGTATCAAATTATAATTGCTCAAGAATTTAATTGGCATGCAAAAATCGAAGATGTAAACACTGCCGGCTATTATAAAATGTTTTTATCTCCGGATATTATTTCACAACTTAATCATTCATTTCCTGATATAAGAATTACAGATCAGTATAATAATGAAGTTCAGTACATATTAAAAAAGCAAAAAACGGTATATGACAGAGGATTACGGAAAGAACTTAAAATAATAAAAAATAAACATAAAAAGTTCAAACATTATACAGAGTTAATTATTGAAAACGAAGAATCAATTAATATTTCTAATCTAATATTTAAAGTTGTAAATATTCATAACCCTGTATATATAAAAATATATGGTGCAAACGATCAAAAGAGATGGTATGTATTGAAAAACAGTTTTCCTGTTGTTCCTGAAATTACTGTTGCAGACTCTACCGAGTTTAAAGTAATGGATATTCCTGAAAGTAAATTTCAATTTTATAAGGTTTTATTTCACGATTATGATGAAAAGCCAATTGAAGTAGGTCATGTTTTTTATCACAGACTTTCCGATATCAGAGCTGAATATATTCAATTACCTTCCCCGAAAGTCAGCCAAATTGATACAATGGGAAAAAGTATTGTAACTGTTGAATTTGCAAAACCTGAATTTGTTGATATGATAACATTCGGCATTAAAGGTCCTGAATATTATCTCAGAAAAGTTCAAATGAGAAAAAAGGACACTTCTTCAACGGAAACTTCAGATAATGAGTTTTATGATCAATTCAGAAAAGATTTTTATTTTGGCTCTTTAAAAAGTAACAGAATTAATCTTTATGATTATAAAGCTGAAAAAATAGAATTAATAGTTGATAATAAAGATAATCAACCGTTGGTTTGTTTTAAAGCTAATGCATATCAATTAAAGAACTATATTATAGCATACTTAAAACCGGATATCGAATATTATATCTTATACGGAAGTGAAACAGCAAGTTTTCCGAGCTATGATTTGCCTTATTTTAAGGATACAATACCTGAATTATTACCTGAAACATATATTTATAACGTAAAGAAGACAAAAAGATCAACTGAGAAGGAAGAATATATTTGGAATTTTCCGTCTCAATATCTTTGGTATATGGTTGGTTTATTAGGTTTAGTCTTGATCTTAATCAGCATAAAATTATTAAGAGAACGATTTGGGAATAATGACAGAATGACTGAATGATAAAATGATAGAATGATAGAATGATTGAATGATATATTAATCAAAAAATGAAGTTACATATATTTTTTTAATCTCAAACAAATAAATAAATACAGATAAATGAAAAAACTTTTTTTAATTACAGTAATTACTTTGATTGCATTTACTTCTGTTTATGCACAAAGCGGAGTATCTTTCGGCTTGCGTGTGATACCAACTTTTAATTGGACATCATTAACTGATACCGATACAAGCTATTCATATAAGGATACAGGTACAAACCTCGGTTTTGGATTCGGGCCTTCGTTCAAATTTAACTTTTCTGATAATTTTAATATTGATGTTTCCGGGATTTTCACATGGCAAAAATTCGGAATAAATCAAACAAATGAAGTTACAAACCCGACACCTGTAAATATAACAGAAGATTTTAAAATTCAGTATTTAAAAATTCCCGTAAATTTAAACGGACAATTTAATGTTGTCGGAGACCTTCAAGCATTGATAAATTTTGGTTTAGGGGCCGGAATTAAGTTGAATTCATATCGTGTTATTTCTGATGAACCTAACAGTAATTCATATTCAACAGATTATGAGGAGGTTTCTGTTTTAACTTTTGCAGATATTTATCTAACAGCCGGTGCCGGAGTTGTATATAATATTGTTGATAAAGTCCATGTGTCTTTAACTTGTCAATATAATCACGGTGTTTTAGACGGCTGGTACAACAATAAAAATGAAGATCCGTCAACAATTCAAGACT encodes the following:
- the xseA gene encoding exodeoxyribonuclease VII large subunit; protein product: MDQSISLSELNELVKDTIQEGFPSKYNIIAEISEFNESRGHAYLELIEKNENDQLSAKARATIWASTYRMIKPYFETTAGHHLQAGLKILIVVTVEFHEIYGFSLNIKDIDPTYTIGDIEQKRLAIIKMLEEEGVFEMNKELEFPLVPQRIAVISSETAAGYGDFSEQLLENSYGFSFELILFQSAVQGEETENSIIEALEKIYEKIDDFDVVVIIRGGGSKSDLSWFDSYNIAVNIAQFPVPIITGIGHEKDESVADMVAHTNLKTPTAAAEFIINKVLKFDTYLSDLGNQFFELIKNKLINEKNSLELIKNSFHPLFLQIIKAEESELKLIKERFKNSVKENINNQKNDLNQYPSAIKNLLISEIKDKSRSFEILKMNFRNKISEYFSKHKHELEVFKQKNNFLSPVNVLKRGYSITTYNGKTVKSISDISNNDIIKTKLIDGSFKSKVRK
- a CDS encoding AI-2E family transporter is translated as MKQYPIIVRLTIILFFLILVIYSLIEAKHILYPLALSVLFSYLLYPIASFLEYKARFPRIIAVILSVLFLLAVITGAVNILINQIQKFAQDEELKQQAIVNFAEIQLFIESRFKVATDKQNLWITEKVKDFFETGGHIKNIVRKAVGTIEALLFIPIFTVFMLFFRERAERFIHKLAERRHAELAENLIKQISQVTIKYVSGVTTVVIILAIVHSAALSVIGIKYAVIFGIITACFSFIPYFGTVVSGIVPVTFVLFAQGDPYLALAVVIYYVIISVIDHNILTPGIVGGKVHLNPFVTILSIIIGATIWGIPGMIIVVPFMAIIKIICDNIDSLKPFGYILGTDKYGGLSIKKVADFFFLKRKK
- a CDS encoding DUF2339 domain-containing protein, with translation MSLVVVIVVVIVILLFLLVFTLGFFMGLGRKKKDIALIEKEQQLQKKTQENIISRFLFEDKEDISTKGEESLIYPIKIINRGYRRIKKYIKIKQIVNQLKEIQTVRYFRKYLLSYVGIAVLVFGFGYFVKFAVSATVVPISGRFIISVFISLIIIGLSHFIRKKYKTFSSILMGGALGSLYITFTISFYVYNIFTNLQIFGVFFILTAFSVALSIFYNRFELMLLAVIAGFIGPLFSSFDFNEARILLIYILVLDIGAIFISVRFKNFFIRLIPALFTGGYMIFWMRYCLMNNDYEGFNIDFFILTLIYLVLVILAVIYNVKTKTSYKPYELMAVLVINLIYYSIGMYMLNELNPDYKGIYTAVVAIFNIIFLIIILQFRKDSSEQLIYFFAIISLLFLTLIPPVELVGKSITMIWAVEIVLLMWVSIKLDIKMLKLVSTFLMIGLTASFVLDVIDNYIVISVNAPDKKLLINKSFISGIMTSLGLGLNVIIMGKSHDKYLLKPVRMSHLRIFIAVVAIGALYISLHSEILYHLTLSVEDSSLLNMYMGIYNFAFILISVVILTFINKKSIRLFSGIIAVLSTAFFFSVYLYDIIAVRDHLLLFLSISMKEFILHLVLITLILFIIFFAYINMKKMNELMRRISQWISTFLIIAVLITEIDHLIVINNHGSGIPVSSVLASAHYFYYTIFWAFSALVLSVSALLFNDKELIRISIFIIFATLIKLFAVDISNIDTWERTFSYISVGIITLFIAFVRQRLFERLDQDKSHVFKNV
- a CDS encoding PorT family protein, translating into MKKLFLITVITLIAFTSVYAQSGVSFGLRVIPTFNWTSLTDTDTSYSYKDTGTNLGFGFGPSFKFNFSDNFNIDVSGIFTWQKFGINQTNEVTNPTPVNITEDFKIQYLKIPVNLNGQFNVVGDLQALINFGLGAGIKLNSYRVISDEPNSNSYSTDYEEVSVLTFADIYLTAGAGVVYNIVDKVHVSLTCQYNHGVLDGWYNNKNEDPSTIQDLTLKHRNIGLSIGFYIDI